CCCTACTAGCTACAGATACCACAGATACAACACCGCCCGGCCATACATTCCCTACAGGAACCGCGGATACAACACCGCCCGGCCATACAACCCCTACAGATACCGGGGATACATCACCCCCACTCCATACATCCCCTACAGATACCGGGGATACATCACCCCCACGCCATACATCCCCTACAGATACCGGGGATACAACACCCCCCCTCCATACATCCCCTACAGATACCGGGGATACAACACCCCCGCTCCATACATCCCCTACAGATACCGGGGATACAACACCCCCCCTCCATACATCCCCTACAGATACCGGGGACACATCACCCCCCCTCCATACATCCCCTACAGATACCGGGGACACATCACCCCCACTCCATACATCCCCTACAGGGACCAGGGATACAACACCGCCTGGCCTTCCACTGCGCCACCCTACACCGCCTCCCCTCCGACCCCTACCAGAGGTAAGGCTATCCAACCCTAACTGCTCTATTGTTGAATTCCAACCAGAAGTcaatgctgtattttttttttatcttgcatCATCATTTGTAAGAGTTTTTATACATGTTAGTTGTTCTATTTTGGTAAAGTTGTATCAGTTTCTCTGTGTTCAGATTATTGATTGCATTTCAACATGGACATCATGTCTCCGTCCACTTCCGTTGTACAGAATTGAAACCAAAATACCCCTGCAACAGTTGCTGACTTATTGCGCTTGTGCAGAAATATTTGGAGCCAAGAAATGCTCAGAAGGGAGCTGGCCATAGAATTGACCTCACGCCCTTTCCACTCAccaaaatacacatttgacttACAGATAAAATGTTGAAGATCCCgcagggggaggggtgggggtgggaggggggcgtgtcgacagcagaacagattctacTGTCTGTTTGGAGCAGACTCTCACGGTTATAGACAGTTCAATGACTGCTTTGTTAGTTTTGGTTCTCGGCTTTCCTCCTCTACTTTGCTAATCCGCTGCTAACGCTGTAAAGCCCTAATTATTTATTGTCGTTTCCACAGACAAAAGTTTGGAAAGCCACAGAAATTACCAACtcgtaccgtcctacttttttgctacCCTTTTGTTTGGGTACCAAAGGTCAGGATCCGACCCCAAAGGCTGGAGCTAGTGACAGCggtaataaaagacaaacacaaagcgCGCCATGTTTAATTTTCCAATGGATTTCAAGAGAGTCATTTCAGGGCTGTTTAATATTAATCTATAATTTAATGGACAAACACCAGAAAGtctttgaaggaaaaaaaaaagagctgtttCTAGTTTGCTTAACTTGTCAATCATTACGCCCCTGCAGGTGTGTCGGTGTGTCTGCGTTTCCTCAACGACTTTCAGAGAGGATATCAGCCCACAGTCTTCACCCTCAGTCCATCCACAAGTCCGCTGTCGCTGCGGGTCTATGACAGTGGTCAATATGCTCTTGCTTATAGCATGTACGGCCAGGACAACATTCTCCTGCGGCCTGACATAAGACTCTGGTCAAACACCGAGCCAGAAATCTGGACCAGAATCTGTGTAACTGTGGATGCTTTGAAGAATGTGGCCCAGATGTTCAAAGGCCCCGATATGAGCATCAGGAAGATGCTTTCTACTCAGGTGAGGACTCTTACTGAAGTCATTTTTGACTCTTTCAGCCTGAATCAGAGATTTTTGAGGTATGGAAGATGGCAAAGGTCTCAAATAGGCTGAGAATAACCCTGCTTTTAAATAACAGATTCCATGTGAAGACAGCAGCTAGCTATAAAAGACTTCCAgacaaaatgtttccttcaCCTGATGAGAAATTCAATTAACACAATCTGCATACAACTGCAACTAAGAAGCATAGGCCACAAGATGGTCAGGCTGCTCCTCAAGTTGTTAGTAGGACCACAATCTCTGAACCCGTCAACGATATGTGCATTTGCAAACGATGGCCAACTTCACAGAAATTCCTTGTAGCCATAAAAGCCTTccagccaagacttccttttctttgtgctgcattgtttaaAAGTCTAATCAGCATCTTAAGAGAGCTATTGGCTaattggtagagttggtcgtctctcaaccgtacagtaaggtcaggggtttgatccccagctcctgctgccacATGTTGAGCTAggcttcttactggttttaacagacgacatcacatcactcctgtcctgctTCCCTCCACTGGCTACCTGTCacttttagaattgattttaagatctTACTGATCACTTTTAAAGCTCCTCTTGGCCTTGCCCCGAGTTACATTTGTGAAATTTTAACCCCCTACCAACCTTCTCGTGACCTCAGATCCTCAGGCAGTGCCCTTCTGGTTGTTCCAAAGTCGAGGCTCAAATCTAAACCGAGCCTTTGCGATCAGAgcccctcgactttggaacaACCTGTCTGAGGAGATAAGGCGGGCAGAGTCAGTGGCagcttttaaatcacttcttaaaactcacttttatagaCTTCCTTTTATGTGATTCCTCCTTTAAAGATATATCCCttccttttattaatttttattgcttttaacctttttatctttctcttctttaaatgttttagcctttaagtgtatcccttcctgtattcattttactgctcttagtctttttaaattcctactccttttactgtttaactcttcagctctctgttcctttattcatttaaccaatgtCCTGTTTATCCCTTCtatttatcttcattctgtgtttacagcctgtgatgtgatgtcgtcccactctccctcaattttaATTGTGTTCTCTCCTGGtagattttaaactaattttccttcattgtactgaactgcctctccatacctgcctgttgaatctatattattcctgttatttgtatttttacaattttgcccAATCTGTTTGGCccctctgttgatctctgttctgttgtcgtattgctgtatttgctctgtctgtcacagcactttgtaaacatttgtttttaaaggtgctatagaaataaagctATTATCAATGAGGCACCatcctgtcagtgtgaacacagtgctaagaacaacaaacccagagggagtttgacttcacttttcTTTAGGTTGTTTTTATAAAGCTGATGGGCACAATATGTCTCTAATTTGAtttatctgctgtgtgtgtgtgtgtccatgtttgtgtgtgttcagtatgtgtgGTCAGGTGAGCCTGTGATTGATTTTCCAGCTTTTGATGGTCAGCTGACAGACGTCCAGGTGTGGGATTATCCTCTCCGCGACAAAGAAGTCTTCAACTACATGACCAGGTTTACCTTTGAGTATGTACccgtcggtgtgtgtgtgtgtgtgtgtgtgtgtgtgtgcagatcttTTAGTAAGTATTTTTCAGATTGCAGgagaaaagatcaaataaatTCTGGTTTAAAGGTTACAGCTGTATGAAAAAACTTTCAACCAGGTTTATAGTAAACCGTCTGCATACATGAGATATAAACATAAAGTCTTTTCCTAAAAATGTCTCGATAAATCTCGTTTAATCTGTATTTGGACTCGATTTaaactcttcttcatcttcGTCTTAACATTGTTGTTGGATAAATAATCGTTTTGGGCTTGCGAAAGAACCCTAATTTTAAAAACgtatttgtctttttcaggTCATGGAGTTCTGGAAATGTCCTCACCTGGTCCTCCATCAACTACTCTTTCAGAGGAAACGCACTATTGGAGGACGTCTATGAGAACGTCTATGAGAACCAGGCAAAGCAGCGAATCAGCAGCAGCCGAGGGGGAGGGCGGCGCCCAAAGGGAGAAAAGAAGTCCAGAAAGTGTGTGAAAGGGAAGGACAAGAAACAATGTAAAATGAACAATTAGAGACTTGGATTCATtgcatttaataaaataaatttctaagacaagacacaaaaacaagtttcagtttcaacatttgtaCTTGTGTGTCTTTCTTCACTTTGTATAACtgtattcagaaaaaaaactttcatctGAACTGGGAAAATTAAGAAGTCTAAACACCTGTATGTCGTTTAAATAACGTAGAGTCACGCTTATTTAACATCAGGAAGCAGAGATATTTTCTAACACTTCTGATGTTCCGCATGTCTGTATGGGGCTTCGGTCAAATGACTCTTAAAACTCAGGgttggttattttttatttttcattcaaacacTTAGGCTAATGATGAAACTTATTTATTTCATAGTTTTGCTTATTTAACATGGAAAACAACTTATGGGGTTTGAGgccctcaacgtcatcttttgtcatATTGTTTATTTGAAAGTCCATTTTTAGTGTGACTAACGCGATtcatctacttttttttctataactGTATGTAATCCTACTGACAAAATTCACCATTTGCAAAAATGCTAGTGAGACATAGACATATTATGATCCTATTGGCGTtccatatactgtaaataatgCAGCTTTGGCTACTTATATCTAAactaagaaaagcaaaaaacctgttctgaaatgcatttttttcaaaaggccATCAGACTTGTGAACTCTTAAATACTCTTGTTGATAAAACTCATGGTAACAGCTTATTAAACATTTGGCCACGGAGACTATTTATGACCCTGTCGGCCTTCCATAAATCCGTGGGGACTTCAGccagaaacgaaacttaagtGGTTACTGGCGTCTGTACCAGGAATTGAAAGTATACAAATCTGAAGTGCAGGCTGTTTACAGAAACGTCATACAGATAGACACTTTCACAGTGAGGACACAGACGATTCTTTGCAGAGACCCAGTGCGCGTGAGGATGAGGACGAAGCTGTTTTATGTTCTCATAGTGATGGCGCTGATGTCTGCAGCGCTGCTCATCACAAACTCTAGATTTAAATTGATCTCTCATCCTAAACGGACTGCATATGTACCCGATGCTGCAATTGATGAAGTATGGCCGACAACATCATGGACAACGCAAGGTATGTAAACATTAactaaacacacaacacattattCACACTTTTATGTCATTGGAAAATTGGCCTGCTTAAATTTAGAGGACACTCTGCAGCATGTCTAGTAtctaaaaagtcaaatgtagcCTACGACATTAGTAAGATAACaagtaaaaaacaagaaagaaacgACGGCAGGTTCAGGTGAGAGGTCCGAGATTACCAACTGGTAGGTCAGGAGGTCAGGACCCAGAAATGGGTCGcagagctgtttttctttttgttctgtgaGACGTTTTGTACCGTATGAGGTCTAAACAGCATAattctaaattaaataaatgtgattggtGGAAAATTATCAGAAATACTTCTGTAAACTGAAGTCATGTGTCagagttcacttcctgtttttattcttgttttggGGAAACTGATTATGTGACCCAGTTTCAGATATCAAACTAGCTCTGAGATttagattttggttgaaattgttgTTAGGTCCTGACaaaaattaataactcatgtgctctgaagaaggaatgaagaaaatcggtcatctgtagcagctgtaagcatgtaaaaacttccaccaatgtctgccaagAGGTACCAAtgtgatgaaccaatcacaggcctccctgtctccccccgctcgttctctaccccattcatgcacgagcccacactcaaagcgacGAGCTggggtccgcttctggaccaacgctcgtgcatgtaagtgagggggcgtggcttttgagggagcacagaggggagggggtgggtgcagacggagcactgagggaatgctactttcaaaatcagttGTTAGTTTTATGGTTTTATGACCAACccaaaatgaccaaccctgcctttaaatgtaacaataataaaaaagcaaacCTCCTGTATGTTATTATTCTGTGTcttacatttcagaaaatatcaAAAGACTATAAAGCCACCAATGTAAATCCATTCCTTtttaaattatcaaaaatacataaataaatcacagtaGTGATTAATAGAGACTGACCGATTGAtcggccagctgataatatccgccgatattagcatatccagtaaCTATTGTATTGGCTAATCTTATCTCTGATATGCacccgatattactagatttatcaccagtcaaatagcatttaatttgagtatcactgtattacactagctgttatttttaaccagcagagggcgctaaaacAAGCAGCATCACTCTCCAGGGTGTCAAACAATGATGCACttacatgtgcagttactttccacttgagtgaccatcttgtctttgttaaATATCTTTTCTACAAGGGTTTGATAACTGGATATGAGGGATAATTTATCTCTATTGATTGACcatagatcaaagaaagatatcggtaGATattgctttttctctcttccttatGTCAATATCAGTATCGGGCACAAAAATCTTACATCGGTCGGGCCATAGTGATAAactattttttcacttttaaataaacttgTGTGCAGTTTGTTCTGTCACGGTCCATGCctactttgtttacatttcatggGGGGCTGGATAttgaaggagcaatatgtaactctgacacctagtgtttaaaattggtactgcagccCAAATTAAAAACTTTAGATATCAGCCGATGGTTTGCCATCTCAcccctgtaacacctctgttactacctctgaagttTATGGCTGCTGACAttacttctctttctttttgctctCCAGGACCTGGAATAGATTTAAAGGGAAAGATGTTCACATTGTCTGCTAATGGAGGAGGAATACGCTTCTATCCCCCCAGATATAATACTAATACCCCTGACCCATGGTCTTCATCTACTCCCTACAAAACCAGAACCCGACCCTACACAAGCACCGGACCCTACAGCTCTAGCACTGGACCCTACAGTACCAACAGACCCGACACAAGCACCGGACCCTACAGCTCTAGCACCGGACCCTACACCACCAACAGACCCCACACCACCAACAGCACCAACAGACCCGACACAAGCACCGGACCCTACAGCTCTAGCACCGGACCCTACACCACCAACAGACCCCACACCACCAACAGCACCAACAGACCCGACACAAGCACCGGACCCTACAGCTCTAGCACTGGACCCTACAGTACCAACAGACCCGACACAAGCACCGGACCCTACAGCTCTAGCACCAGACCCTACACCACCAACAGACCCCACACCACCACTCGTTATCCCTGGACCACAGCGCCTCCTTTCAGAGGTGAGTACGTTGGAAACTACACAACCAGATAGAAACAGTGTCCAGTTATGAGATCTGtagttatttaattatattttatctCAAGATATTCCCTTTTTTATTGGAGCTGATGCTTAAATAATGCTCTACATTATGTTGAAAGTATGCTAACTTATGTTGTTCTGGAGGCATGTTGCATCTATTTATTGATATCTTGTATTTCTGTTGtctctttgatgtttttgaagtgttttatgttgttttacttATTTTCCAAATGAAAATCTGAAGACCACAACAATGAAGCAAATATGGAGGTGCTCAAAAGTTCCTCAGATGACCACTCGAGGTCTGGCTCCAAAAGCGAGTAAATTACCATCAGGTCCCCTTTCAAAATGTCCACctttgaaggaagaatgtgcgataatgtatacataaatatatcagaaattaagcttatcctgtgtaaatgtctttctgagtcatgactgtctacaatgagggagaagctcgactcccgctggctgtgttgttgtcgaagccgtgtttacatggacgggacggccggctcctccccttgtgtccAGGGCCGTAACCAGGGTTTAGAAAATAGTGAGGTCCAGAATTTTTCTCTTAATGTATCCTATTCAAGAGATTTCGGGGGAATGCAAAAATACCTGTCCAAATGATACCTTCAAATGCAACAGAAGCTTCAAAACacccaaaaaacacaaactcacacacatgcacttcctATTTTCTAAAGTGAATGATCTATGGATCACATCGCTTTGTGTGTAAAGTTGCCCTGGGAGCAGTTGCCACATCTGTAGTTGCCAGAAGGCAGCGACTGTAAAAAATGGGGCGGAGTCAGTGGTGGCAGGTGGGCTCTTACCAACAGGTTTCTCAGGTTGGGTGGCGTCTTGTTGACAATACGAGGTGGTGAATTATGAACACTTGATTGTTGGATCAGAGTCAATAATGTGCCAGTGTTTttggatgatggatgaagcCAAACCAACCTGAGAAACCTTTTGGTAAGAATAAACCTGCCACTACTGACTCCGCCCCATTTTTTTGAGTCTTGTAATATTGGAACTTAATTGTCTTCAACTTTGTCCTTGTTAAACGACTTTGTCCTCAAAATCTCAGATTTTTTCATTCTTAAATATTTCCCTAATACTCCATAGTTTTTTCTtcaattgtattttttgttctttgttttttccccttgcaggtgtgtctgtgtgtctgcggTACCTGTCCGCCTATCAAGTAAACATCCCCTCACTCTTTACTGTCAGTCCATCCACCCGCCCACTGACGTTGGGGGTCAATTTCCCCAATATATATGTTTTGCCATTTCAATATTATTATTCCAACACATACCTGAAACCTTACATCAACTTCTGGTCAAACATTTCACCGGAGATCTGGAACAGAGTCTGCCTCACTGTGGACTCTGTGAGGAACGTGGCCCAGGTGTTCAGCGGCTCCAACATGAGCATCAGGAGGGTCCTGACATCTACGGTGAGGAAGAAGCACACACTGATACAAGTATTCCTCTTACCATTCCTGATAATCCGACAAATGTGGGAGATTTGTGCAGCGATGTGAGCTCTGTTAAAGCCCCTGGAAacccaaaataaagaaaatgatcaaGTGCCTCCTTTAGGGTGAAAGTACATTACAGTTAGCATCTTTGATTTTAGAAATCCGCAGATATCCAAAAAAGAAATACTGTCACTTAAGTTTCTGTTGACATTTCTATATTAATCACaagataaagaaatgtattgGCAAACCAATCACAGAAAGTCACACTTCTGCCATTCGGCTGTTTACAACCAGCGTTAGCGTCGTTCTCAGGCCGAGAGATGATTGTTGCAGGATTCAAGTGTTTACTGCTGGTGTGCATCCTGGCTGTGGGAGTTCATTTAAGGCCTGATGATCCTTCCTTGGCGGTGGATTTTGAGAATGAACCGGAGGACTTTAGCTCTAAATTAATAATACCAGCCTCTTATCTGTCTTCATTGTATGCACAGAGACGCTGCTTGTTAACAGGCATCCATGCAACTTTTtgggggccccaggccagtaggggggcccCTGATGGCTGACACATTGTTAAGCACAGCAGTGGGTCAATGTTTGCAATtgcagtaggaaacctccctaaggaggccccatctgacagcactcactcctAAAGCTCACATGCATTATTCCTGCGCAAATCTAAGATGGTTATTAATGAAAGTCcctgaatgaaaatgaagaaagtTATACGTGTGGTAGTGAAAAAAGAAAGCGAGGCAGTGGTAAGTGGAGCAGCAGATGCCAATTCAATATAGGCATAAAGTAAAACACTGGATGCgtatttttttggtgtgtgtgtgtgtgtgtgtgtgtgtgtgtgtgtgtgtgtgtgtgtgtgtgtgtgtgtgtgtgttcagtatgtgtgGTCAGGTGAGCCTGTGATAGATTTTCCAGGTTTTGATGGTCAGCTGACAGACGTCCAGGTGTGGGATTATCCTCTCCGCTACAAAGAAGTCTTCAACTACATGACCAGGGGGGTCTATGTGTAagtacctctgtgtgtgtgtgtgtaagatgtgtagtgagtgagatgataacgtgaccttactatatgatcagacattaaggaaacatgctttgttgaagtgctggcttctctgacaacaatgcagcagccagtatgtcctccttctaactttagattctggtcctgaatgctctggatttgtttggaccagagaaggtaggtggttttaaggccCCGCCCCCACACCGTTTtgtgccagatatgagagcagttatcaggtcaacaggtgttgcagcgatggaagaggGCAAGagaaactggttcagatagaagtgattgtacccgacctaaaaagcctctgcatgtttctaataagctccacgagcagaaacgtgctcaaactaggatcaatattggagatgcttttgaaaaatggagagaggttagaacgcagaaaggtttacagaccgatgcagagctggataaacactgaagcttcaatgACTTTATCCTCATAGCTCATGAAACTTATATTAAACCTGAagttttcagtctttattttgCTTGATATATTTCCAGTATTTAACTCAGGAACTTATAATTATATGTATTgagtttcattttaatttttgtatttatttaacactgATGTTGAGAAATAAGTCACAGAGACCAAAAACGTTCTTGCTGTCAACTCGTTTATATCTGGtataaaaattgacattttagaaTTAATGgagattgactcactttttgagccagcctcaagtggacactcgaggaactgcagttttttttacccttACCCATTTGCTCCATTGCTAACTAACTTTAATTTACCTTAGAATATACACCTTATCTACGGTTAAATGTTACACTATGAAATGTAATATTAGATATCAGGAAAAcacagtatagataatggatggatggatatactACTTCTTGGGCTGGTGTTAAATccataattgatttttttttcacttgtgttTTTCAGGATGTACCGCGGCTCTGTCATCACCTGGTCCTCCATCAGCTACTCTCTCAGAGGAAACACCCTATTGGAGGACATCTATGAGAAGCAGGCGAACCAGCCAATCGGCAGCCTCCAAGAGAGAGGGCGACGTccaaaaggagagaggaaggccAGAGAGTTTCTCAATGTGGGGGAGAGGAGCAAGAGAAACAGACAGCGTCTTAAATGAAACGTTGTTGAAATGTTATACTATTAATGTAAATAATAGGTCAACAGGGACCGTCCACTTTTTCGCTGGCTCTGGTTCCCGGAAGTACATTTCCCCGTTCAGATCctcctttgatttttcacacaatccttttttatcaagagattgaagcctgtaaccatgacaaccagctaccccaatactcCTGACCATAGGAGTACATTTAATTTGGCACCAAAACGGCattgaaaaactaaaataaaaaagcaaagataCAAGGCTGTCAAGGAACtgcacatcccacaatccattgcgaattaTATCGTTTCTTCTTGTAACTTTAGTCGTTATCGTGTTTAAGCTGTTAATGCAAGTGTTgtactatcttgtagtttgtgttgtgtgaacatataaactacattcactgcaTTGTCACAAGTTAttagtacattttgttttagctAACTAGCAAGCCAGCCTGCTAGCTAAACATATCTGTTCGCATACGGCGCAGAGGGgcaggaaacattgccatggtaactgcaagctcaaccaatcagagacactCTATGATCCTGGGTAGTGTAGTTATTCGCCTCGATGCCGCAaatcaattttctttttcttaaaacgaggttgatatcacatgaacttgtgtctcctacaggaacTTTTACACTCGGGTAGCTCGCGGTCAGTCGACCTTGGATGGTTCTGACGTTATGGCTAATAATCTAATCCGCTGTGGAGAAAATGAACTGGAtttttacttctggaaccacactgttgagccctattTCTGTTCTCATTTTTATTGGTCGTTTAGAGCCACGTTTCTTAAGTCACGTGATCAGCAGCTGTATTCATGTCAGCCATCTTTGAGAGTGCGGCAGCAGCTGGATCTCGATTTCCTCCCTGAGCCCTGAGCGACTTAACTGGTGTCACCTTGAAAGTGATTGAGTGCACGAGGCTGCGAGGGCTCAAAAAAGGTTTAATACCAATGGGACAGCACTTTGTGActtctctgtaaccatgacaacaccATGTCGTGGCAaaattttactgtattttaaattttttactttactaACTCAGCCATGGCGCTTATAAAAAGTTCTTACTATATATGTGTGCTTcgccgttgtgggataaatgaAGGTTTATCTGATATTAATAAAACAGGACTGAaacgctctctgtctctcttgtttttctttacagacTCGCAGTAGAGTTCTGAATTAGCCGTTGTTtccaaatgtgctttttttcgactgtaaacacagaaaaagtgtTCTCAACTCTTTAAttcatattgtgattctgttgaactacacaaagcgttgatatgaaggcaaatattctcattatagcagtCTCAGTAGACCTCAGGAGAACCCCCTTTTGCCCCTCATCCGacccccatctgacagggatagtctcccgctatgaggtgcatgtgtgaacagccagatcaggaggatttcaggggcggTCCgcctgaaattctctagaaatgttcaggagtgcagatgtgaaaacggcttcagGTTCAAGTTTTGGAGATAATTTAGGCGAGCAAATGAAAGCCGAATAAATCTGTCTGCAAGAAGAAGTTTTAAGGAACAAGCAGCTGCGGAACGAGTCTTTGTTCAAACTAATTTCCATAAGTGGCTAAAAGGTTGACTTCACAGAGTGTCtgtacaataaaacaaactaaaacaccaggtgttgaaaaaacaaacaatatattTAGTGTCAGAaagtaaaagaacattttgtggAGTTATTTCTGGATTTCATAAGACATCTTgttttaataacaaaataattattgtaCATCATCATATCTGGGCTAACATGTCACATCTCTTATGTACAAAACTCTTCATCCTGTCCCCGAGAGGAAGATGACAAAAGCCGtccataaaagttaaaaatgttaaaattagtttctttttttcttttttacaaatataaaactaGCACGGTTGCCCAACAACCCGCTGTCACGGGTTTATACAACCAGCACGTCTTCTTTACATGatgtgctttacaaaaaaaaaaggcaaaagtcCAAAGCATTTATACAACACGTTACACATCAGATCAGGAACACAATCCATTCCTCTGAGAGCAGATAACAAGTggttcatgtgtttgtctccATCACACTTTGACGTGATGTCACTCCAAGTACAGAAAACCAGAATCACATCCAAGACCCTTCAGACTGTCGATACTTTTCGGAACaactctgtttgttttactAGTGTTGTAAGACCAGACTAACCAAGACCACAAGACATACCGGGGACCAGACCGGGTTgaaaccaagaccaaggtaggcCGAGACTGAGTCGAGACctaagacatttagggattgagattg
The Labrus mixtus chromosome 7, fLabMix1.1, whole genome shotgun sequence DNA segment above includes these coding regions:
- the LOC132976993 gene encoding uncharacterized protein LOC132976993 isoform X2; its protein translation is MRTKLFYVLIVMALMSAALLITNSRFKLISHPKRTAYVPDAAIDEVWPTTSWTTQGPGIDLKGKMFTLSANGGGIRFYPPRYNTNTPDPWSSSTPYKTRTRPYTSTGPYSSSTGPYSTNRPDTSTGPNSTNRPDTSTGPYSSDTSTGPYSSSTRPYTTNRPHTTTRYPWTTAPPFRGVSVCLRYLSAYQVNIPSLFTVSPSTRPLTLGVNFPNIYVLPFQYYYSNTYLKPYINFWSNISPEIWNRVCLTVDSVRNVAQVFSGSNMSIRRVLTSTYVWSGEPVIDFPGFDGQLTDVQVWDYPLRYKEVFNYMTRGVYVMYRGSVITWSSISYSLRGNTLLEDIYEKQANQPIGSLQERGRRPKGERKAREFLNVGERSKRNRQRLK
- the LOC132976993 gene encoding uncharacterized protein LOC132976993 isoform X6, which codes for MRTKLFYVLIVMALMSAALLITNSRFKLISHPKRTAYVPDAAIDEVWPTTSWTTQGPGIDLKGKMFTLSANGGGIRFYPPRYNTNTPDPWSSSTPTNSTNRPDTSTGPNSTNRPDTSTGPYSSDTSTGPYSSSTRPYTTNRPHTTTRYPWTTAPPFRGVSVCLRYLSAYQVNIPSLFTVSPSTRPLTLGVNFPNIYVLPFQYYYSNTYLKPYINFWSNISPEIWNRVCLTVDSVRNVAQVFSGSNMSIRRVLTSTYVWSGEPVIDFPGFDGQLTDVQVWDYPLRYKEVFNYMTRGVYVMYRGSVITWSSISYSLRGNTLLEDIYEKQANQPIGSLQERGRRPKGERKAREFLNVGERSKRNRQRLK
- the LOC132976993 gene encoding uncharacterized protein LOC132976993 isoform X5; protein product: MRTKLFYVLIVMALMSAALLITNSRFKLISHPKRTAYVPDAAIDEVWPTTSWTTQGPGIDLKGKMFTLSANGGGIRFYPPRYNTNTPDPWSSSTPYKTRTRPYTSTGPYSSSTGPYSTNRPDTSTGPNSTNRPDTSTGPYSTNRPHTTTRYPWTTAPPFRGVSVCLRYLSAYQVNIPSLFTVSPSTRPLTLGVNFPNIYVLPFQYYYSNTYLKPYINFWSNISPEIWNRVCLTVDSVRNVAQVFSGSNMSIRRVLTSTYVWSGEPVIDFPGFDGQLTDVQVWDYPLRYKEVFNYMTRGVYVMYRGSVITWSSISYSLRGNTLLEDIYEKQANQPIGSLQERGRRPKGERKAREFLNVGERSKRNRQRLK
- the LOC132976993 gene encoding uncharacterized protein LOC132976993 isoform X1; protein product: MRTKLFYVLIVMALMSAALLITNSRFKLISHPKRTAYVPDAAIDEVWPTTSWTTQGPGIDLKGKMFTLSANGGGIRFYPPRYNTNTPDPWSSSTPYKTRTRPYTSTGPYSSSTGPYSTNRPDTSTGPNSTNRPDTSTGPNSTNRPDTSTGPYSSDTSTGPYSSSTRPYTTNRPHTTTRYPWTTAPPFRGVSVCLRYLSAYQVNIPSLFTVSPSTRPLTLGVNFPNIYVLPFQYYYSNTYLKPYINFWSNISPEIWNRVCLTVDSVRNVAQVFSGSNMSIRRVLTSTYVWSGEPVIDFPGFDGQLTDVQVWDYPLRYKEVFNYMTRGVYVMYRGSVITWSSISYSLRGNTLLEDIYEKQANQPIGSLQERGRRPKGERKAREFLNVGERSKRNRQRLK
- the LOC132976993 gene encoding mucin-5AC-like isoform X10, whose protein sequence is MRTKLFYVLIVMALMSAALLITNSRFKLISHPKRTAYVPDAAIDEVWPTTSWTTQGPGIDLKGKMFTLSANGGGIRFYPPRYNTNTPDPWSSSTPYKTRTRPYTSTGPYSSSTGPYSTNRPDTSTGPNSTNRPDTSTGPNSTNRPDTSTGPYSSDTSTGPYSSSTRPYTTNRPHTTTRYPWTTAPPFRGVSVCLRYLSAYQVNIPSLFTVSPSTRPLTLGVNFPNIYVLPFQYYYSNTYLKPYINFWSNISPEIWNRVCLTVDSVRNVAQVFSGSNMSIRRVLTSTDVPRLCHHLVLHQLLSQRKHPIGGHL
- the LOC132976993 gene encoding uncharacterized protein LOC132976993 isoform X4, encoding MRTKLFYVLIVMALMSAALLITNSRFKLISHPKRTAYVPDAAIDEVWPTTSWTTQGPGIDLKGKMFTLSANGGGIRFYPPRYNTNTPDPWSSSTPYKTRTRPYTSTGPNSTNRPDTSTGPNSTNRPDTSTGPYSSDTSTGPYSSSTRPYTTNRPHTTTRYPWTTAPPFRGVSVCLRYLSAYQVNIPSLFTVSPSTRPLTLGVNFPNIYVLPFQYYYSNTYLKPYINFWSNISPEIWNRVCLTVDSVRNVAQVFSGSNMSIRRVLTSTYVWSGEPVIDFPGFDGQLTDVQVWDYPLRYKEVFNYMTRGVYVMYRGSVITWSSISYSLRGNTLLEDIYEKQANQPIGSLQERGRRPKGERKAREFLNVGERSKRNRQRLK